In one window of Lampris incognitus isolate fLamInc1 chromosome 3, fLamInc1.hap2, whole genome shotgun sequence DNA:
- the gatad2ab gene encoding GATA zinc finger domain containing 2Ab isoform X1 → MIIPRERAAMSEEAVRQTRSQKRALERDHAAPAGALGDMDSKRVKLEKGDTAGGPLAVVGSAAEGVKVKNEQAAKVAANILKTGEVKATIKVEVQTGDEPVDMSTSKSDVKRERQPPSPDDVIVLSDNEPSSPLMNGHCFVKTDTDKLMKSSPEERERVIKQLKEELRLQEAKLVLLKKLRQSQIQKESTAQKSTSSVATPPPLVRGSITSGKGPLQVSGRSSGTVIPPPLVRGGQHVPSKQNSQIVMPPLVRGAQPIAVTPQQIASLRQQQQHSGSGPPPLLLAPRASVPNVQVQGQRIIQQGLIRVANVANSNVMVNIPQASPTNLKGSSVSSNSSVNESPASRQAAAKLALRKQLEKTLLEIPPPKPPAPEFNFLPSAANNEFIYLLGLEEVVQKLLEMHGRGNLGPAAAMANSIPKEPYTCAQCKTDFTSRWRLEKAGTILCDQCMSSNQKKALKAEHTNRLKAAFVKALQQEQEIEQRILQQAAASSSSSASSVSKSTSSSSASPSLSKSEQQVLVSQQYKQVRAAMQQHRGTPVARHHSAIKQSPGQLAHSVQSAVSSRSVAHSFSSSQLQSAVTAAALVSRPGKHAAARPLQQGAKVSATGGSSSNQGNVAAWRKQTSGNTGVTMAYVNPSLSAHKTTSAVERQREYLLDMIPSRSISQTANTWK, encoded by the exons GGAGAGAGCAGCCATGTCGGAGGAGGCAGTGCGTCAGACGCGCAGCCAGAAGCGGGCCCTGGAGCGGGACCATGCCGCACCCGCTGGGGCCCTAGGCGACATGGACAGTAAGAGGGTGAAGCTGGAGAAGGGCGACACTGCTGGGGGCCCCTTGGCTGTAGTGGGATCTGCAGCTGAGGGTGTAAAGGTGAAAAATGAGCAGGCTGCAAAGGTGGCTGCCAACATCTTGAAGACAGGGGAGGTGAAGGCTACCATCAAAGTGGAGGTTCAGACTGGAGATGAGCCTGTTGACATGAGCACGTCCAAGAG TGATGTTAAGAGAGAGCGCCAGCCCCCTTCACCAGATGATGTCATAGTCTTGTCAGACAATGAGCCATCCAGTCCCCTCATGAACGGCCACTGCTTCGTGAAGACGGACACAGACAAACTCATG AAGAGTAGCCCTGAGGAGAGAGAACGCGTCATCAAACAGCTAAAGGAGGAGCTTAGACTCCAGGAAGCCAAGTTGGTATTGCTGAAGAAACTACGACAGAGTCAGATCCAAAAGGAGAGCACTGCACAGAAG TCCACAAGTTCTGTGGCCACTCCTCCTCCTTTGGTGAGAGGAAGCATCACATCAGGCAAAGGACCCCTCCAG GTGTCAGGCCGTAGCTCAGGCACAGTGATCCCTCCTCCGTTGGTGAGGGGTGGGCAGCATGTCCCGTCCAAACAGAATTCCCAGATTGTCATGCCACCTTTGGTCAGAGGGGCACAG CCGATTGCTGTAACTCCCCAGCAAATAGCCAGTCTgcgtcagcagcagcagcacagtggCTCTGGCCCTCCCCCTCTGTTGCTGGCTCCCAGAGCCTCGGTGCCTAATGTCCAGGTGCAGGGTCAGAGGATCATCCAGCAGGGACTCATCAGGGTGGCCAATGTGGCAAACAGCAACGTCATGGTCAACATTCCTCAG GCCTCTCCGACCAACCTAAAGGGCTCGTCGGTCTCATCCAACTCCAGCGTCAACGAGTCCCCTGCAAGCCGGCAGGCGGCCGCTAAGCTGGCTCTTCGCAAGCAGCTGGAGAAGACCCTTCTGGAGATTCCTCCACCTAAACCACCTGCCCCTGAATTCAACTTTCTGCCCTCAGCAGCTAATAATGAGTTCATCTATTTGTTGGGTCTGGAGGAGGTGGTGCAAAAACTGCTAGAGATGCATGGAAGGG GTAACCTGGGCCCAGCTGCAGCAATGGCCAACTCCATCCCCAAAGAGCCATACACCTGTGCCCAATGTAAGACAGACTTTACTTCGCGCTGGCGACTGGAGAAGGCCGGAACCATCCTCTGCGACCAGTGTATGTCGTCCAATCAGAAAAAGGCTCTGAAAGCTGAGCACACCAATCGGCTCAAGGCAGCCTTTGTTAAGGCACTCCAGCAGGAGCAGGAGATTGAGCAACGCATCCTCCAACAGGCTGctgcctcttcatcctcttctgccTCCTCTGTCTCTAAAtccacctcctcttcttctgcttctcccTCACTGTCCAAGAGTGAGCAGCAGGTTCTGGTGTCCCAGCAGTACAAACAGGTCAGGGCTGCCATGCAGCAGCACAGAGGGACGCCTGTGGCTCGGCACCACTCCGCCATAAAGCAG AGTCCTGGTCAGCTTGCCCATAGCGTCCAGTCTGCAGTGAGCTCTCGCAGTGTGGCCcactccttctcttcctcccagCTGCAGAGCGCGGTGACAGCGGCCGCGCTGGTCAGCAGGCCAGGTAAGCATGCCGCTGCACGTCCACTGCAGCAGGGGGCAAAGGTCAGCGCCACCGGCGGCAGCAGCAGTAACCAGGGCAACGTGGCTGCCTGGAGGAAGCAGACCAGCGGGAACACAG GTGTGACCATGGCCTATGTAAACCCCAGCCTGTCTGCCCATAAGACCACCTCAGCAGTGGAGCGCCAGCGAGAATACCTGCTGGACATGATTCCCTCCCGTTCCATCTCCCAGACAGCCAACACTTGGAAATAA
- the gatad2ab gene encoding GATA zinc finger domain containing 2Ab isoform X2: protein MSEEAVRQTRSQKRALERDHAAPAGALGDMDSKRVKLEKGDTAGGPLAVVGSAAEGVKVKNEQAAKVAANILKTGEVKATIKVEVQTGDEPVDMSTSKSDVKRERQPPSPDDVIVLSDNEPSSPLMNGHCFVKTDTDKLMKSSPEERERVIKQLKEELRLQEAKLVLLKKLRQSQIQKESTAQKSTSSVATPPPLVRGSITSGKGPLQVSGRSSGTVIPPPLVRGGQHVPSKQNSQIVMPPLVRGAQPIAVTPQQIASLRQQQQHSGSGPPPLLLAPRASVPNVQVQGQRIIQQGLIRVANVANSNVMVNIPQASPTNLKGSSVSSNSSVNESPASRQAAAKLALRKQLEKTLLEIPPPKPPAPEFNFLPSAANNEFIYLLGLEEVVQKLLEMHGRGNLGPAAAMANSIPKEPYTCAQCKTDFTSRWRLEKAGTILCDQCMSSNQKKALKAEHTNRLKAAFVKALQQEQEIEQRILQQAAASSSSSASSVSKSTSSSSASPSLSKSEQQVLVSQQYKQVRAAMQQHRGTPVARHHSAIKQSPGQLAHSVQSAVSSRSVAHSFSSSQLQSAVTAAALVSRPGKHAAARPLQQGAKVSATGGSSSNQGNVAAWRKQTSGNTGVTMAYVNPSLSAHKTTSAVERQREYLLDMIPSRSISQTANTWK from the exons ATGTCGGAGGAGGCAGTGCGTCAGACGCGCAGCCAGAAGCGGGCCCTGGAGCGGGACCATGCCGCACCCGCTGGGGCCCTAGGCGACATGGACAGTAAGAGGGTGAAGCTGGAGAAGGGCGACACTGCTGGGGGCCCCTTGGCTGTAGTGGGATCTGCAGCTGAGGGTGTAAAGGTGAAAAATGAGCAGGCTGCAAAGGTGGCTGCCAACATCTTGAAGACAGGGGAGGTGAAGGCTACCATCAAAGTGGAGGTTCAGACTGGAGATGAGCCTGTTGACATGAGCACGTCCAAGAG TGATGTTAAGAGAGAGCGCCAGCCCCCTTCACCAGATGATGTCATAGTCTTGTCAGACAATGAGCCATCCAGTCCCCTCATGAACGGCCACTGCTTCGTGAAGACGGACACAGACAAACTCATG AAGAGTAGCCCTGAGGAGAGAGAACGCGTCATCAAACAGCTAAAGGAGGAGCTTAGACTCCAGGAAGCCAAGTTGGTATTGCTGAAGAAACTACGACAGAGTCAGATCCAAAAGGAGAGCACTGCACAGAAG TCCACAAGTTCTGTGGCCACTCCTCCTCCTTTGGTGAGAGGAAGCATCACATCAGGCAAAGGACCCCTCCAG GTGTCAGGCCGTAGCTCAGGCACAGTGATCCCTCCTCCGTTGGTGAGGGGTGGGCAGCATGTCCCGTCCAAACAGAATTCCCAGATTGTCATGCCACCTTTGGTCAGAGGGGCACAG CCGATTGCTGTAACTCCCCAGCAAATAGCCAGTCTgcgtcagcagcagcagcacagtggCTCTGGCCCTCCCCCTCTGTTGCTGGCTCCCAGAGCCTCGGTGCCTAATGTCCAGGTGCAGGGTCAGAGGATCATCCAGCAGGGACTCATCAGGGTGGCCAATGTGGCAAACAGCAACGTCATGGTCAACATTCCTCAG GCCTCTCCGACCAACCTAAAGGGCTCGTCGGTCTCATCCAACTCCAGCGTCAACGAGTCCCCTGCAAGCCGGCAGGCGGCCGCTAAGCTGGCTCTTCGCAAGCAGCTGGAGAAGACCCTTCTGGAGATTCCTCCACCTAAACCACCTGCCCCTGAATTCAACTTTCTGCCCTCAGCAGCTAATAATGAGTTCATCTATTTGTTGGGTCTGGAGGAGGTGGTGCAAAAACTGCTAGAGATGCATGGAAGGG GTAACCTGGGCCCAGCTGCAGCAATGGCCAACTCCATCCCCAAAGAGCCATACACCTGTGCCCAATGTAAGACAGACTTTACTTCGCGCTGGCGACTGGAGAAGGCCGGAACCATCCTCTGCGACCAGTGTATGTCGTCCAATCAGAAAAAGGCTCTGAAAGCTGAGCACACCAATCGGCTCAAGGCAGCCTTTGTTAAGGCACTCCAGCAGGAGCAGGAGATTGAGCAACGCATCCTCCAACAGGCTGctgcctcttcatcctcttctgccTCCTCTGTCTCTAAAtccacctcctcttcttctgcttctcccTCACTGTCCAAGAGTGAGCAGCAGGTTCTGGTGTCCCAGCAGTACAAACAGGTCAGGGCTGCCATGCAGCAGCACAGAGGGACGCCTGTGGCTCGGCACCACTCCGCCATAAAGCAG AGTCCTGGTCAGCTTGCCCATAGCGTCCAGTCTGCAGTGAGCTCTCGCAGTGTGGCCcactccttctcttcctcccagCTGCAGAGCGCGGTGACAGCGGCCGCGCTGGTCAGCAGGCCAGGTAAGCATGCCGCTGCACGTCCACTGCAGCAGGGGGCAAAGGTCAGCGCCACCGGCGGCAGCAGCAGTAACCAGGGCAACGTGGCTGCCTGGAGGAAGCAGACCAGCGGGAACACAG GTGTGACCATGGCCTATGTAAACCCCAGCCTGTCTGCCCATAAGACCACCTCAGCAGTGGAGCGCCAGCGAGAATACCTGCTGGACATGATTCCCTCCCGTTCCATCTCCCAGACAGCCAACACTTGGAAATAA